From a region of the Eretmochelys imbricata isolate rEreImb1 chromosome 6, rEreImb1.hap1, whole genome shotgun sequence genome:
- the LOC144266030 gene encoding olfactory receptor-like protein COR4: MEKGNHSEVTEFILSGLTDHPELQVPLFAVFLLIYGITLLGNGGMILLITIDHRLQTPMYFFLRNLSFCDLCLSLIISPQMLLNFLAERKSISYTACALQMHLSIMFGDAECLLLAVMAFDRYVAICNPLLYADTMSRQLCKGLVAGAYAVAMVDSMIISCFIFQLSFCSSNIINHFFCDIPPLLALSCSDTHITEKVIFTFACCVIMSSFVTVLLSYVYIISTILQIPSAKGQHKAFSTCTFHLAAVVLLFGTLLFMYLRPTSSYSMDREKIASLFYMVVIPMLNPLIYSLRNKEVIDALRKAINKFLRNS, from the coding sequence atggaaaagggaaatcactcggaggtgactgagttcattctctcaggactgacagatcatCCGGAGCTGCAGGTTCCCCTGTTTGCGgtgttcctactgatttatggtatcaccctgctggggaatggggggatgatcttgttaatcacaATTGATCACCGACTCCagacccccatgtactttttcctcaggaatttgtctttctgtgacctctgtctttccttgataatttcccctcagatgctgctgaatttcttagccgagaggaaaagcatttcttacaCTGCCTGCGCTCTGCAAATGCATCTCTCTATCATGTTTggagatgctgagtgcctcttgctggctgtgatggcatttgaccgttatgtggccatctgtaacccactgctctATGCGGACAccatgtccaggcagctttgtaaagGGCTCGTGGCTGGGGCATACGCTGTGGCAATGGTGGATTCAATGATAATCTCGTGTTTTAtatttcagctgtcattctgcagctccaacatcatcaatcatttcttctgtgatatCCCCCCACTGTTGGcgctctcctgttctgacacccaCATCACTGAGAAAGTGATCTTTACTTTCGCGTGCTGCGTTATAATGAgcagctttgtgactgtcctcctctcctatgtctatatcatctccaccatcctgcagattCCCTCAGCCAAGGGCCagcacaaagccttctccacctgcactttccacttgGCTGCTGTGGTTCTGCTTTTTGGcacccttctcttcatgtatttacgtcccacctccagctattccatggacagAGAAAAAATAGCCTCCCTGTTTTACATGgtggtgatccccatgttgaaccccctcatctacagcctgaggaacaaggaggtgatAGATGCCCTGAGGAAAGCAATCAATAAATTCCTAAGAAATTCTTGA